The following nucleotide sequence is from Hevea brasiliensis isolate MT/VB/25A 57/8 chromosome 7, ASM3005281v1, whole genome shotgun sequence.
TAagtgattttttatttttacaattaACTTGAAAATTCGAATTCGAGATTTCGTAGTTCAATAAACAATTTCTATGACACTGAGCTCTATGGTATGCATTAAGTGATATTTACTGACTGTGCTATATAATAACTCATAGAAACAGCATAGAGGAAGAAAAACATAAGCCAAAAAGCAGACAAATGAAATATTTTAGGGAAAAAAGTTCATTACAAAAGATATATGGTAAGAAGAAACTGAACACAAATTAATGGAAATTTCTCCTTACCCCTTATCTTCTAACCCTATTTGCGCATTTTATAATTTCCTCTTAACAGTCACATTCTCGTAACTGATGCAATAAGACTCGGAAAAAATACAAAGAACCTTAGAAGTTATAAAAAAAGTAAAACACATATCTATGGACGTTTAGCCAAGCCACAGAGCAATGCATTAGCAGGTTTATCAGTCTCAGTAAAGAGGCTGTGCTCATTGTTCCAAACCCTAACATACAATTGTTGCCCTAGGTATCGCCTTGACCAAATTGCAGACCTCAAATTCCACATTCCCTTGTTGTCCAATGACACCAATATTGCACTCCAAGAATCGGGATATACCtgcgatgaaatggagtttgcgtGCTTAAGTTTGTATGCTTCaggaattttttatatatattgtacagGATTTTGTAAGATCTTTAGTAAAAGTCTCTTTCAATCACCTGAACAGTGTGTCTAGAAACAGCGTCGTTCAAATTGTAACGCTTCCTCTTATCATGGGTCCATTCACCGGAGCCGTATCTGCAATTTTTAGAGACCAAATTAAACGCTGAAAATGTTATATTTATTATTCCTGAAAAAAGGTGTTGGAAAAGACTGCCAAGATTTAATGAACAAGGACCGACCCGACCACGTAGAAACTATACCCATCAAGGTGCCAGGACTGGATGGTGTTCTCTGTGTTCTGGAACACAATTTCAATAAAGTCATGAAGTGTGGTTCCAATAACAGATGTCCCGAGGATTGCTGGGGCATTGGTAGGTGCATCCTTGATGGAGTTCAAGGTAAAGACACCAGGAATGTTAAACCAGTCGGCAAGTTTCAATGGGGTTGCTGGATCCACATAGGAGATGCTGTTAACAGCATATCGCTACTTGCCACCAATCTTAGCTGAAGTATTGGCTAAAATCACTGTCCTCACAACTTGTATGGTCCCATAATGGAATGACCCTTGGGGGTTAGGCCTGGCTGCATTTGCTGTCAAATTCAACCTGCGGCCTCAAATTAAAAGTTGCAAAAGTTAAAATTAGGTTAACAATATACAGTAAGAGAAAAGATTTCAGGAAGAAGATCCATACCTGATGGTCCTGGCTTGCTTCATAGACCAGTGAATGTGATAAGTTGGGCCTATAGGAAATGGCAAAGAGGATGGAGTGTTGGAACAGGAGTAGCGAAGAATTCCGGTGGGGGTGAGAATTGGCTTAGTGAAACGAGTAGAGGCAACAATGTAGTAGTCCTTAGGAGAACCGTGTAATGTAACTAAGACAGCTACAAATTGACCAACATGAACATCAAGTGATTCATACACCTCTTGCATGGTGTGAGCTCCTTCAACTTCAACAAGAGTCATTGTGTGGCCCTCGATTCTGAAGTTGATTGAAGTTGTAATCCCCGCATTTGAAACCCTGAACTTGTATGTTTTCCCTGGAAAAAAAAATGGAGACAGGATTTCAATTCTAAAGTCTGAATGATCATTGTCTATAAACAAAAGATTGGACTGAAATATTCTTGATGTGTTAGCTAGtggttacctttttttttttttgaacatgCATTTCCTCGCATTAACAAGTATGGGCAGAAACAACAAAAGCCACAAAGGACAGATACAGGAATAGCTAAATAGCCAAATCCATAAAGGTCAAAGCCCGCTAGTGGTTACCTTGTTCACCAGTGAAGGTAGCACCTTTAGGAAGCCCATATGCGTTGGTCCAGTTTTTGGTGCAATACCTGCAAATTAAATAAAGGTATATATTAATTGGATAATATATAAGGTCAAAATTGAGTAATATGTCAACGAAGGAAATGGGGCGCAAGCCTTGTAGTCAGTCTTGTACCAATCACTAATAAGCAGGGTAAATTCTTTAACTGGTATGGGGTATGGAATTGGAATCACTGACCTAGATTGAACATTGAAACCcccaaatgcaccagcagctctTTGCAATCCAACTGAAGGGAAATAGTTGAAAGTTCCAATCTGATCTTTGGTTTGGAACTTGTAGGTCCAGTTGGAGTTTGGAGGGATTGGACAATTGGTCCCCTGAACTCCATCTTGCCATGTGGTCTTTCTTTGTTTAATTCCATTCCTAATTTCATACCAGAAAGCAATATCCTACCAGTTTCTTGGTAATAATGAccatatccaaacaaattaatatCATTGAACACTAACCATGTAATTAGGAAAGGTTCGTCCAACTTGTTAATGACATTAACAATTATGTTGTCATTAGTAACACAATCAATGATTGGGCTAGGAAATTGTCCATTGATAAGGATACCCTACAAAAGTTAAATATGAAAAAACAGGTTAAGCTTATATATATGCTATCAAGTAAccccaaaaaaaaaatcacttttaAGGGCTGAAGTCCCACCCTTTGAGGAACACCAAGAGGAGAAATTGTTCCATATGTAATTGTCCATGTATAATATCTATATGGGTCTTCTGCTTTGACCAAAATACCACTTAGCAATGCCAATACTCCAAGAAAGAAACACAGGAAACTGGCCTGCCTAATATTAATACGAAATTGTCCTCCAACTTTCAGCAGATATCTGCCACAGACAACAAAGGAACATATATGTGCAAAATAAATCACTCAAATTCCTTTCTACATTGCATAAAACAAGAGACATGCCAAAGAAGAATGGGAAGAGAAATTGTACCTGCAGAATTGCATTGCAAAACTGAAAGAATAATGAATTCAATGAGGACTGAGGAGGAGGAAAGAAGAAGAGTGAGGTGGGCATGGAAAGTGCAGACTAAGTTATAtatatgcatgaatttaagtAAATGATCACACGGAGACCAAGAAATACAAATTCATTTGCTGTGCACTTCATGCAGATCTTTCACAGCTCATTTTCAGCTCATTAGGAATTAATTAACAATATTAATTGACTCGAATTTAATTTCTTGAAAAACGGAAATATAATAGTACTACTTAACCAGCTTCATTCTTTTaacgggaaaaaaaaaaaaaccgataAAATTAATTTGGATTCGTCGGTGGTGGCTGGAAGCAAGGAAGGAAGGAAAGATCTAAATAAGCGAGAGAGGCGCAGCCGAGGGCGGATCAACATTGATGTCAGTGCTTCATCTACACATTGCTATCAAAGTTAATTCTCAAAGTCAAGCGTAGTATTATGTAGTACCATTAATTAATGAGCGCAAATTAATGATTCTTCAGATGCTAATGTCACATGATGCCAGAAGCAAAGAATCCAAGACCCGGAAAATAAATCCGTCTTTTTTTCATTTATAGAGCTTCGAGAATTTACTTGCATATACGAGTTTTTTCACCCTAGATAGCTCTTCTTGTTACTAGACCGTGCATGGTTTTTGGGATTTCCAACCAATCAAAGAATAATATCATATCCTATTAGAATTGAAAAAGAATCATTACAGTAAGAATTCAATCATGCTAAGCTGaactaatatttattattttagttaattttaatttttcatcaagAATCGTACTGAAACTACATATACCAAATCTGACTGAAATAAAATCAAGATGAAAAAttgactttatatatatatatatatatatatatatatatatatatatatatattttataatttcaataaaattatatttagttatatgtaattaagtatatatatatatattataagtgtatataatttatatatgtatTAAATATTCATCTTATAATCCTTAATTATAAGACTAAATCACATATTAGTCATATAATATACTTTTAGCTCTTAATTGTATAAGTATCATTTAGTtaaagaatatataattaagaaatacATGTGTAAAAGATAATATAATATTCTTATCAAGGCGTGTGCGTTGTTTtgatattaaaaagtcaacattatttttattattttaaaatgaatataaaaatattataattttagatttttattaatttaaaattaaaatcaaattaaaattgaaactaTATACAAATTGTTTAGTTCCGAACTAAAACTGAAatcgaaatttaattttaattctaaatCAATTACAATTTATAAGGAATTCTTTATTCATTAGATCTCACAACTCTAAAGACTACtctaatattattgaattaaaattttattaatataaataaataatttcttttaCATGTTCAAATTAAGATCATACAAGATAGTAGTTAACTACTTTAGTGTTTATGGGAAATTTTTTATAAATGCACTAAATTAAAGAATATATTAACTTTGTTTTTCAATGATTTTGAAGGAATAAATGGACACTGATAAATCatgttatttttatattattataatataaacgaAAGAATGATGTTCGACGTGGAGAGGCAGTTGCCTTCCATGAACACTCGAGATTTGGAAGGCTTTTTATAAATAAGAGGCACCAATGCCACTTTCGGTTGATAAAAACTATAAAGTCATGTTTGGTATAAGCTGATCAGAATTGCATTCTAATGCTGACATTGCTCAGTAACataaaaatacatatataatatatatgaattatataatataattaattatatttaaaatatataataattaatacatataaaaatagatataatcataattttttattttttattttattatcaacACTATTGTCATTAttattattcagttattactGCTATTATTAGCATTACTCCCACCCTATCATCACCTCTATCCTGTCATCACCATTACTATTTATACCAGAACTATTTAGATTACTGCTATCACCATTTAGCCATTATCACATCTACCATCACTAATACCTCACTTTATCATTACCACCACCTAATCACTATTGTTGCCACTATCACAACCACCACTTAACTATTATTACCACTTGATAATTAATTACTGCAATCACTACCATTtattattaacactataaataaattaaatattaaaatcaaaattataattacaatacttatatttttattttgtaataaatatagtaacataataataattatattacattattattttaatcttattacataattaatttgCACTCTACCAAATATAACCTAAATACATCAATTGATAATTTTGGCCGAGAGGGCGAATATAGAAGCAAAAATTTGAGAACAAGACTATatagtttatttcaatttgatgcgcTTAGAGTGTGCAATGGCTTGTTTATGCAAGGTTCTCCTCTCTTATATTGATCCTTTAAAGTAATAATTTATCTAAACTgtgaaataattaatataatttattagttTAACGTGATAGTATATTGAGTGgtctatataattattaaaataacttgAGTTAATTATTTTAAGTCTAATAATTTAATGCCTGAAATTATTTAAATCAGTTACCCTTTCAGCCATTGCATCACAACAAACTAGGCAAATTTAGTAAGGATACACAAGGAAGTCAAAGTACAAATATCATAGAATACAAAGTAAAAAATTGATAGGTCAACCACTATGAAGTCAGTTAGAAAACAAATAGAAAGCATTCCAAGAATAGATCACATGCTAAACACCAAGTATAAATTGCATATGAAGCACTTTAATTTCAATACATGTGAGTAATTTCACACCATGTGCTTATGAtgcaaaatttataaattataaactaaaccagcagaaaaagtataaatagtaataataataatattattattaaacacCAACTTGTATTCCTATCCTCAATATggttttcaatttttaacaaaTGCAAACCTAGGTAACAAGAAGAGATTCAGAACATTGAAAGCTGATGATGATCATAAAAGCATGGCAACCAAAATCTAAAATTTCTTTGAGATATACAATAAAAATTTCATCAATCGTTTAAATATGCCTTTCTCTTGTCTATATCTGTTCGGTTTCCTCTTTCCAGTCAACCCCTCATGACTGAGAAAACAGATTACCATTTAGTTTATCATACTAAGGGTGGCGTCCAGCAGCTTTCCCGCAGAGTAGAGCATTGTTAGGAATGTCATATTCATTAGCAAGGCTGTGGACTGGAGTCCATACCCTGAGATATAGCTGCTGCCCAAGATAATTCCTCTCCCAAATTGCAGACCTCAGGTTCCACATACCCTGGTTGTCCAAGGAGATCAGTATAGCAGTCCACGAGTTTGGATATACCTGCAACAAAATGAATTCACTTCAAGATATGGAGAAATACAAGTAAAATAAATGCAATGAACTGATAATAGGCATTCATTATCCTTGTACTGCTTCTAATCATATAGCTAAGCTGAAGTTGCTTTTCCTGACTACAATATCCATAACCCACCAGGTGGACTGCTGTTGCAGGAAGAATTATGCAATCTAGTGCATATTGTTCATGTACGCTAAGTTGTTATTAGACATGTACAATTTTGGTCTCTGGATTTCTCCCATCCCTTTGGAGAATATCTTGACCTTTACAAAAATAACATCCCTAGAACCTTGGATTACAGGATTAGTTTACCTGAGCAGTATGTCTGGTGAGAGTATCAACTAGATTGTATGTGCCTCGTTCGGCTGGTGTCCACTGGCCTTTTCCATAACTGTAGACATTGTAACAGGAATGATTAGAGCCTAGTTAGCTTGCAAAATTAGAGTAGATGAAGCAACAATTGTTTGCCTTACCCAACGACCCAATAGTCATAACCATCAAGATGCCATGATTGCATGGTGTTTTCATTATTCTGGAAAACAATTTCCACAAAATCATGGAGTGATGTTGGTATAACAGAGGTAGCTACATATGCAGGACCACCAGAAGGAAGGCTTTGGATGGAATCCATGCTGTAGACTCCTGGGATATTGAAGTAATCAGCAAGCTTCAATGGGGTATCAGGATTAACGTAGGAGACTCTGTTAACTGCATAACGCATCTTTCCATTTATTAAAGGTGCTGAATTGGCCAATACAATTGTCTTTGTTGGAGTTATCTTTCCATAGTGAAATGAACATTGGGGATTGGGCCTGGCTGCACTGGCAGTCAGATTCCACCTTCAAACAAAAGAAATTAGAGGATCAATTTAAATCATTGTGCACAAATAACTAATGATTTAAATTACACCTGACATTGTTGGATTAAATAGAGTCAAGTGATGTATCACTCCTCTGGGAGTGTTCACATCTAAAAAAGGTTTTTAAGAGATCTCAAATCATCTATACCTGTAAGTTCTGGCTTGCCTCATAGACCAATCAAATTGGCCAGTAGGAGGAGCAGGCAGGGATCCAGAGGCTGGGGTCTTAGAGTTTGTGTAGCGTAACACTGAAGTAGTTGTGAGAACCTGCTTAGTAAAACGAGTGGATGCAACAATGTAGTAATCCTTTGGCGGTTGATTTAAAGTTACCAAGATAGCCACAGATTGACCAACATGCACATCAAGAGAGTCATATAAATTCTGGATGGTGTGAGATCCTTCAACCTCAACCAGCTTCATCATGTGACCCTGAATCCTGAAGTTTAAGGAAGTTGACAAGCCCACATTCGAGATCCTGAACATATAGGTTTTACCTGAAGGCCAAAGCAAATAATGTTGGTAAAAGAATTTGTAAGATGGTACAATATAAAAAGGTTTAAATATTGAACATCCTTAGAGAATCGAGAATAATGATAAAGACAGAGAATGACCTTGATCACTGCTGAATGTAGTATGAGTCTGGCCATTTATAAGAACTCCATCTGGAAAGGGAAGAGATTTTCCTGAGTCTAAAGATGCCTGTAACATCTGCAAACATAAGCGCAAATTAACATGGATGTTGGAGGCAAAATAATATGTGTAAGCATTACAAATATATGCGAAGAGCAAACTTGTTCCAAGAAACAAGTAGCACTTAGAAATGAGCTTGATGTTATCCAGCATTAACAGCAGTACTTTGTAATGAAACCTTTACCAAACCATATGACGATCAAATTCCACCTAATTGCTATGATTATCTTGTTGCTTTATTTGATAAGATTGATTTCACATGAAAGGGGTTAGATGTAGCTTTGAAATAACAATTCAACCCAATTATAATGATACAAATTGTCTTGGATTTTTAGTCATCTGAATATCTCAGCTGTGAAATGGATTGCAAATGTTCCTTAGACATAAAAAGGAAATGCAGTTTTTCAGTATAAACTTTTGAACGAGAAAGGGAATAAAATACATAAGCACAATCAAGTAAGCCAGcaacatttataataataataataataataataataataagtcagCACTATTTTGCAACGTTTGGGAAGAAATAAAGTGCTTAGAGATCAAGCAATTCTGTATGACTTGTTAAGCCACAGAAGCAAAAGCTTGAAAAATATAACATACAGTGATTAATAGTGGCATTTCATGAGGATCAAAGACAAAataatgagtagaaaataaaaccGGTATAATCAAATAGAAAATATATGTTGCTCACCTTGtgattggccttgtaccaatcaCCAATAAGCAGAGTGAAATCTCCATCAGGGGTCGCAAAAGGGATTGGAATTCTAGGTCTCTCGTACACATTGATTGCGCCATAACCTCCAGCAGCTTTGTGAAATAGTGTTGATGGAAAGTATGTGAAGGTCCCAATCTGATCCTTGGTCTGGAACCTGTAAGTGTAGTTCGAGTTTGGAGGGATGGGGCAGTTGGTTCCCAGCACTCCATCTTGCCAAGAGTTCTTCCTCTGTTTGATACCATTCCTATTGACAATACAACAAATTTTTATTATGGAATGTCCTCACTTAAATTCCACAATCAAGTAATCAGACACCGTAAAAGAAATATTAATGCTAAATCTTGCTAAGGTTTTTTTCcctaacaaaataaataaataaaaattgaaaacaCGCACATTAGCAAGCTAACCGAACAGAGCCTAAAAATCCATAATTGATATACTAGCTTAAAACTTTAAGCCCTTCAGAACCAAGATCAGAGCAAGTTATTTTCATCTCAGGGTCACTAAATCTAGAGCAGCAATTTGAGTGAATCAGGAGCACATTGATTGTTTTCATTTTCAAATTCACCAGTCAGAATTCAAAATAATGGATGTTAAACCACCATTTTGCTAAAAAAGAGAACCACATTGTAGATCTCGAATGAGGATTGAAGTTGATAATTTGCTATTCCCAAAAATGCCTAAATTACACATCAGTTTTCCTTCTTACAGGCTTCAAGCATTAATATTTTTGGGTCAGAAATAATTATGAAGTCTCCCATTTCATTTCTGAATTCAGAACATTGAGAAAATAAAAAGATGGAAAGAAATAGTAAGGCCCAGAAACAAAAGAACAAATGCAGTAATAGAAAGAAGGAAACACACCAAGTCAAGAGGAAAGGTTGGTCCAGCTTGTTGACCAGGTTGAGGATGATGTTGTCATTAGTGACCACGTTGAGTTGAGGACCAGGGAATTGCCCATTGATAAGGATAACCTGTCAAAACCCAAACTTTATAGACCCCAAATAACCAGATCCAAGATTACAATAATCAAACACCCAAAACAACCAAGCAACAAGCATAACCAACCTGTTGAGCTTCACCAAGAGGAGAAATAGTCCCATAAGTCACAGTCCAAGTGTAAAACCTATATGGGTCATCTGCATTGACCAGAGAAACAGCCAAAAGAGCCACAACTCGACAAAGTAAATGCAGAAACACAACTTTTCCCATTAAATCTGCAAAAATTTTACTGAACCAAGTAGCCAGAACACCAAAACTAGTAAGTAACGAAATGATAAATCACCATCAAAGATTAAATAGAAACAGAGGGAAAAAAAACAAGGAAACTAAATGCCAGAGTTAAGGGTCTGTTTCAACAGCTTTTGGGTCTTGAGTAAGGCTTAAATAGGACCAAGGCGCAGAAAGAAGCTTCACTGGTGAGTGTGAAATGTTGGCTGCATAGTGCATGGAACAGAACAAGCactcattttttttattatttttttaattacttattttttttaaataaagagattaaataatttaaattgtatttttttttaatcaaagtaGGTTTATTAATTTGTTATGTCAATTATGTAAGGTTGCATTCTTTCCgatgtaaaaataattaaatgaataaataaaggaTGCAGATAGTGCTGATGATATTCGGTGCAGCAATTCACGCGTTTCCGTGTGCCACTGTttagttgtattttttttttatataattaattcgaATTCGAAATCATTAATtctaacataattttttttaactgataATTTTAACATGATTActcctaataaaaaaaaattccaataatTACATTAAACGACAACAgttttttcatattaaaaattttatttaaaaaaaaactattttttgAAGCTATAATATTGAAAACTTTTTTTAAAGTAAAAAGTCTTTTTTAGCCGTTGATAATTATTTTTAGAATTAAATAAGTTATTATCAATTTAGATGATTATTTTAAACTTCTAGTAATTATTTATAGagtcaaataattttttatcaatttaatttatctttttaagTTCATGACAATTACTTTTAGAGTCAAATaagtttttattaatttaatttatcattttaaatCTCTGATAATTTCACTTAGAGTAAATAaattattgttaatttaattgaTCTATTTAAGCCCTATGAATTAATAATTCG
It contains:
- the LOC110655861 gene encoding L-ascorbate oxidase homolog, producing MGKVVFLHLLCRVVALLAVSLVNADDPYRFYTWTVTYGTISPLGEAQQVILINGQFPGPQLNVVTNDNIILNLVNKLDQPFLLTWNGIKQRKNSWQDGVLGTNCPIPPNSNYTYRFQTKDQIGTFTYFPSTLFHKAAGGYGAINVYERPRIPIPFATPDGDFTLLIGDWYKANHKMLQASLDSGKSLPFPDGVLINGQTHTTFSSDQGKTYMFRISNVGLSTSLNFRIQGHMMKLVEVEGSHTIQNLYDSLDVHVGQSVAILVTLNQPPKDYYIVASTRFTKQVLTTTSVLRYTNSKTPASGSLPAPPTGQFDWSMRQARTYRWNLTASAARPNPQCSFHYGKITPTKTIVLANSAPLINGKMRYAVNRVSYVNPDTPLKLADYFNIPGVYSMDSIQSLPSGGPAYVATSVIPTSLHDFVEIVFQNNENTMQSWHLDGYDYWVVGYGKGQWTPAERGTYNLVDTLTRHTAQVYPNSWTAILISLDNQGMWNLRSAIWERNYLGQQLYLRVWTPVHSLANEYDIPNNALLCGKAAGRHP